CCCTTCACTCATTCAGCCCTTCACTCATTCAGCCCTTCACTTATTCAGCCCTTCACTCATTCAGCCCTTCACTCATTCATTCGGTGAGGCTTTCTGCTCCCAGCCGACATCCATTTCCCTGATGGAGGCTGGATGAGGATCAAGCAGGATTTAGCTGCTGGTGACAGAGGTTGCAGCAACAGCTGAGTGCTTAACGtctgggctggtggaggggaggaatggtggaggtgggggggggggggggtacagttgTTCATATCAGCCCTCTCTTCATGCAGTCTTGCCCCTTGTCTGTAGGGAAGCCAGTTAATGAGAAGATCTGACCAAGGGGtgtgcttgggtgtgtgtgtgtgtgtttgtgtgtgggtgggttgtCGGGGGTTTCTAATACAGCACCGTTCATGCAGCCTCCTCATAGTCCTGACAAACACCAATCCAGCAGATGGCTGGTCAATCAGAGGGTAGAGAAAGATTTCATTCATACCAGCTCCATCTTTCTACTGAGTCCACATGATTCAGTCACATCCATTATCAAAACACAGCAGCCGTCATACTGTCTATCTGTTGTTGAACATAAAAGTGCATCAGTGATTGATTCCTGTGCATTTACTGATGCACGCTAATGCATAATGGTGTGAACTGAGAtcaatttttgtttgttttgaaacaTTGAAAaacccacaggcacacacaccgaagcacaacacacacaaaaacacacttgcCTGCACACAACCAGCCACAGCTTACCTTTTCAACATTGTCCTCGGTCATGAAATaataaaaactgtaaaaacCTATCAAACaaaactgtacaaaaaaaacaagtgcAGCATTTGGGGCCGTGTGTCCACACAGGACTTCAAATCCATCAAACAAATGTCCagatctccctcctccttccccagatctccctctcctctcctccacctcccatccctctctgcctgtcctcaGACCAGGgtgctcctcttctccctccccgggtccggggtggggggtggggggccctCCAGGTGTCCGGCGGCGTTGTTCTGGTCGCAGCGGGAGGTGGCCGGGGAGTTCTGCATGACCACCAGGCGTATGGGGGACTGGCTGGGGGGCGCGGGGGGCTCTGGGGCGTACTCCTTGGTAGGGTCCTTCCCCCTGCAGTCGTACAGGATGCAGGAGATGAGGAAGACGAGCAGCAGGATGACGTAGCTGGCGATCAGGATGATCAGGTTCAGGGTGACGGGGTCAATCTCCAGGTAGAATTCCATCAAACCCATGGTGCCGCCGCATGTCTCGCCCCAaccaccaggagagagagagatgcctgcCTGGAAGAGCCTGAGCCTGGGACCGgagagagacaccgagagaGATGAGCCAGACACAACTGGAGGAGTTACCA
This DNA window, taken from Hypomesus transpacificus isolate Combined female chromosome 13, fHypTra1, whole genome shotgun sequence, encodes the following:
- the si:ch73-256g18.2 gene encoding small integral membrane protein 36; the protein is MGLMEFYLEIDPVTLNLIILIASYVILLLVFLISCILYDCRGKDPTKEYAPEPPAPPSQSPIRLVVMQNSPATSRCDQNNAAGHLEGPPPPTPDPGREKRSTLV